CTGATAAAAGTTTGGTTATTTTTGATGAGATTGGCCGTGGGACCGGTACTTTTGATGGAATGAGTATTGCTTGGGCAGTGATTGAGTATTTAGTTAAGAATAAGGATAAATCTGCTTTTACACTTTTTGCTACGCACTATCATGAGTTAACAGTTTTGGCAGACAAGTTTCCGGAAATAAAAAACTTGGAAATGGCGGTGGATAAAGAAAAAGATGAGATTATTTTCTTGTATAAAGTAGTAAAAGGTAGTGCTTGGCAAAGTTACGGAGTAAAAGTTGCTAAACTAGCTGGTCTCCCCTCCCCTGTGGTGGAGAGAGCAGAAAAAGTTTTGCAAAGAATTAAGAAAAACCAGGAGAAAATTTCCCTCCGGGGTGCACATGAGGATGATCGGCAGATTAGTTTGTTGGAATAGGAAATAGGAAATAAGGAATATTAAGTACCAAATTTCAAATTCCAAGTTCCAAACAAGGAAACAATGAATTGGGATGGCTAATTTTTGCGAATTTAATAACAGCGAATTGATGCGAATGGGAAGGAAGAGACTGGACCTGAAAGTCCTTTAGGGTCTGCGGATGCAGTCCCTAAAGGTCTTGGTAGAGAAAGGAGAGATTGAAGAGACTGGAAACAAGAAATAGAGGCTAAATTTTAAATGACTGCCAGAATCGCGGAAGGTGGAGAGCGGAAAGCGGTTGGCGGTTAGCTGTCGGCTGATTTATTATGAAAATTAAAAAATTACCTTCTAGTTTAATAGATAAAATTGCTGCTGGTGAGGTTGTAGAGCGTCCAGCTTCGGTGGTAAAGGAACTGGTTGAAAATGCGCTGGATGCTGATGCTAACTTTGTAAAAGTTGAAATTAAAGGGGGAGGAAAAGATAGTATTTTAGTTCGAGATGATGGTGTAGGTATGGATCGGGAAGATGCAAAACATGCTTTCGAGCGCCACTCTACAAGTAAACTCTCTTCGGTGGAAGATTTGACTTCAATAAAAACTTTTGGGTTTCGAGGGGAGGCTCTTTCTTCTATTGCTGCTGTTTCTAAAGTGGTTTTACAAACTAAAGAGCGTGGTTCGGTGGAAGGTACACAGATTGTTATTACAGGGGGTAAAATTGATAGGGTTTCCTCCTGTGCACATCCAGAAGGTACTACAGTAAAAGTCTCCAATCTTTTTTACAATATTCCTGCCCGGAGAAAATTTTTGAAAACTAGCAGGACAGAGTTTAAACATATTCGGGAATGGTTAACTGCACAAGCCGTAGCTCTTTCCGAAAATGGATTTTCCCTTTCTCACAATGGGCGAGATATTTTACACTTTCCAGCTGAGCAAGGTCAGGAAGAAAGAATAGAGGAAGTGTTGGGCAGCTTAGAGGACTTTGTTCCTGTTTCTGGTGAATCAGATTATACAAATTTGGATGGTTTTGTTTCTCTTCCGGGAAAAGCAAGAAAAAGAAGGAAAAACCAATATTTATATGTAAATGGGCGTTACCTAAGAAATAAGACAGTAGGAGGAGCTTTGCGTAAAGCATATAGTGATCTGCTCCCTTCTTCTCTTAACCCTCCGTATATTATGTTTGTGGATGTTCGGGAAGATTTGGTTGATGTAAATATCCATCCGCGGAAGGAAGAGATTAAATTTATTAATTCAAGTAGGGTGTATAATTTAGTTTTAAATTCTGTGAAGACAGCGCTCAGCATGAGGTTGGAGCAGGGTGGTTCTGACTTTTCGGTGCGGTTGGAAAATGTTCAGAAGTTGTCTAGCCCTCGGAAAAGGACTGGCGTAGCTAAGGATAGGGGTTTTTCATTTGATTCTCAAGAGAGACCTATTTCAAGAGCTACAGTTAAGCCCGTGGATATTTTGGATAGGATTAGAGACCAGGAACAAGTTGATGATTCTTTTCCTATTTTACAAATTGCCAATCTTTATTTGGTGGTTGCTAAGGAGGACGGTGTGCTTCTTATAGACCAGCATGCAGCGGAGGAAAGAATCTTGTTGGAGGAGTTTTTGGCACGGTATAAAAGTGAAAAGGAAAAAGGAGCTGGTCAGAAGCTTCTTATACCGCAGGTTTTTGAACTGGATAAAGAAGATTTTGGGATTTTAGTTGAAAGTGAGAACATTTTAGAGAGACTTGGTTTTGAATTTGAACTGAGCGATGAAGAAGGCTTGGTAAAATTAGTAAGCGTGCCTGCTGTGCTTGCGGAACGGGAAATAAAGCCCATACTCTACGGATTTCTTGATGATTTGAGTGAGGATCAGAATTTTGGGGATAGGGAGACTACTGTGGCTCCGCAAGTTTATGACACTTTGGCTACGCTTGCTTGCCGTTCTGCAGTAAAGAAAGGAGATAGACTTAGTCTGCGGGAAAAAGAAAACATAGTGAACCGTTTGCAAAGCTTAGATTCACGGGGAGCTACGTGCCCACACGGAAGACCAACATGGATAAAGCTGTCCCTTTCTCGGCTTGATAGTATGTTTAAAAGAGCCTAGACGAGTCTTCTGGGTGAATTTGCTCTAGCCTGGTACAATTTTGTAATTGTCACGGAAAGTGAATACTGAAAAGGAGGTTATGATGAATAGCAAGCCGTATTTTGATGTGTATTTTTCGTGTTGGCCTACCCCCTCAGAAGATGATGTGTACTCATCGTTGCTGGCTCAAGAGGTTCTCAAAGTTTTGGCTTCTGCGGGTTTTGAAGTTTTTGCAGCGCATCTGGTTCCGTGGGTTATTGATAGGAGAGAAGAAACAGCTTCTTGGCAGCTTTTGGTCTTAGAAAAGTCATCTGTTTTGCTGGTGTATGCGGGGAAGGAGTGTTTATGGACAGGGATAGAAATAGCCTTTGCTTACTTTTTAGGCATGCCAATTGTGATTTTTCAAGAGACTAACGGACAGCGCTTAGATGCTCGTTTAGACAACATAATAACCTCTGTGATTAATTACAACAATACGAGGGCTCTTAAAGAGCCTCTTTTGTTTGTTGTTAACGAAGTTACTTAGAGGTTGACTCACGACTATACTGCGAGCGGTAGTTTGGCAACGTTGTGCCCTATCGCTCGCCTATTCTTTTAGTTTCCAAACTATCGTAAGCGGGAGAAAAGGCGAACTGCCCATCCAAATAAGCTAAATCCGCTAGAAAGGTCTTGTACCTCTTCTTCTAAAGCTTCGTTTGCCTCTTGAATGTTTTGGATCATGTTCTGAATATTTGTTCTTGCTTTGGCATCTTCCACCTCGCCTTGAATTTCATAGAGGTTTTTAGCTCTTTCTTCGTTTTGCTCCTTTATTATCCTTAGTTTTTCTATTGCGTCTTGATTAGGTCCAAACAAGAATTTTCTCCAACCTGTTCGTTTTTCTGCCTCTTCTAATCCTTCTTGCGCTCTAGTTGCTGCTTCTTTCTGCCTTTGTGCTACCTTACTAATTTCTTCTCTAATTCCTCCTTCAAACTGTTTGCCTTGTGCTAACAAAGCTTCTGCAGTTTTAGCCACTTCACTCATCATTTCCCGGGCGCGCCTGCTTCTCCGCCCATTGTCTTGGGTAGTAGCAGATTCTGTTCCTGTAGTTTCTTGAACACTTTCTTGGGTTTGAATTTGGATTTGGACATCTTCCCCTTCGTTTTGGGTTTGCTGTTGAACCTCTTCCTTTACCTGCCCTGGATCTTGGATAGGTCTATTACCGGTCTCTTGTTGTTCATTTATTTGGGCAAATGCAGGAGCTGTAAATAATAGAGTTATAGCAGTTGTTGTAAGTAGTGTTTTTGTTATGTTTTTCAAATTTTAACACCTCCTTTCAAGCGTGGTTCTATTTTAGAACTTGGAAAATTTTTTTCAAGTTTAAAGAAAACCCTCCTCAACAAAGCTTAGAAAATCTTCTTGAGTTACAATAACATGATCTGCTATTTTTATCCCCAGGATTTTGCCTGCTTTACATAGCCTTTGGGTAAGATCTTTGTCATTTTTGCTGGGGGTGGGGTCTCCCGAGGGATGGTTATGGGCAATAATTACAGACGCAGCAGAATTTTTAATTGCGGGAAGAAATATTTCGCGGGGGTGGGCTAATGATGAATCTAAAGTTCCTATGGATATAGTTTCAATTGAGAGAATGTAATTTCTAGCGTTTAAGCAGACAAGGGTGAAGTGTTCTTTCTTTTTATCTCCTATTTTTGTTTTTAGCGCGTTGAATATATCGCGGGGGTTTTCAATTTTTTTGCCTATGTTTCGAGAGTAATTGGTAGACCTCTCCCCTAGCCTCAGAGCTGCTTTTATTTTACAAGCAGTAGCAAAGCCAATACCATTGACTTTTTGCAGCTCTTTTAGACTAGCTTTTTTAATATTTTGAAGGTTTCCAAACCGAGAAAGCAAGTTTTGTGCAATTTGCAAAACATTTTGACCTTCCCTCCCCTTTTCAATAATTAGAGCCAGGAGTTCTTGAGTGGAAAGGTTTTCGGCACCCAATTCTTGGAGCCGTTCCCGTGGTCTTTCTTTTGCAGGCAGGTCGTGTAAGGTATAAACCCGGGACATACTCATATCATAGCACAAGTAATTGCACCTTTTTCTATTGTTTGATTTTTAGTGGTGAGAAATTATCCGCGCTTGGGGCGTGCTTCGCTAACTTTAATGTTCCGACCATCATGTTCAGTTCCATCAAGCTGCTCAATAGCTGCCTTTGCTTCTTCTTCTG
This genomic stretch from Patescibacteria group bacterium harbors:
- the mutL gene encoding DNA mismatch repair endonuclease MutL — its product is MKIKKLPSSLIDKIAAGEVVERPASVVKELVENALDADANFVKVEIKGGGKDSILVRDDGVGMDREDAKHAFERHSTSKLSSVEDLTSIKTFGFRGEALSSIAAVSKVVLQTKERGSVEGTQIVITGGKIDRVSSCAHPEGTTVKVSNLFYNIPARRKFLKTSRTEFKHIREWLTAQAVALSENGFSLSHNGRDILHFPAEQGQEERIEEVLGSLEDFVPVSGESDYTNLDGFVSLPGKARKRRKNQYLYVNGRYLRNKTVGGALRKAYSDLLPSSLNPPYIMFVDVREDLVDVNIHPRKEEIKFINSSRVYNLVLNSVKTALSMRLEQGGSDFSVRLENVQKLSSPRKRTGVAKDRGFSFDSQERPISRATVKPVDILDRIRDQEQVDDSFPILQIANLYLVVAKEDGVLLIDQHAAEERILLEEFLARYKSEKEKGAGQKLLIPQVFELDKEDFGILVESENILERLGFEFELSDEEGLVKLVSVPAVLAEREIKPILYGFLDDLSEDQNFGDRETTVAPQVYDTLATLACRSAVKKGDRLSLREKENIVNRLQSLDSRGATCPHGRPTWIKLSLSRLDSMFKRA
- the radC gene encoding DNA repair protein RadC — protein: MSMSRVYTLHDLPAKERPRERLQELGAENLSTQELLALIIEKGREGQNVLQIAQNLLSRFGNLQNIKKASLKELQKVNGIGFATACKIKAALRLGERSTNYSRNIGKKIENPRDIFNALKTKIGDKKKEHFTLVCLNARNYILSIETISIGTLDSSLAHPREIFLPAIKNSAASVIIAHNHPSGDPTPSKNDKDLTQRLCKAGKILGIKIADHVIVTQEDFLSFVEEGFL